DNA sequence from the Plodia interpunctella isolate USDA-ARS_2022_Savannah chromosome 12, ilPloInte3.2, whole genome shotgun sequence genome:
ATTTCAATAGTAGGTTTCCTGAAATTaattccattttatatttaaatataatatacttgaagtgtagttttaatatatttcatctgTTTAGAGAATaagccttttttatttcttcatagCCGTATTCCTTCCTCATGTCTGAGGACCGTGATCGTTACGTGGAGTGAAACACGCGACCTTTTTGGCACTATTAcctaatggagtggttttccattgccttctccattttgacacaagttgataatctaCCAGGTTTTAggcaggtttcctcaagatATTTTTCTACACCGAAatcaagtggtggacgatgaaaactactactcTCACTCAGATTAGTATtgaaactcatgtggcaccagtaggattcgaacctgcgaCCTTTCGAAACATAGATCTTATAACCGTTACACTAAAACCGCTTCAACTCTTTTTCTACAGCTTTAACAGGAAAACTTACCCATgtttaataaagtttgtataaattgTCAATAGCCGCTCACTAATTACTTTATCAGCTTCGGATGGTTCGGTTTTCTCAAATATATTGAAGCTCTTCACTATATGTCCCCAGTCATCACCGTGACAGGATCCTTTGTAGTTTTGTAGCTTAAACATTTTCTTCACATAGCCCAAATTACCATCATAAGCAAATTCAAGTAAATATACTGATGGGTTGTATTTAGACATCAGTTTAGCTGCAAGATAAATTCCAGCAAGAAAGTCTAAATccgaaaaaaaatctatagcAAAAGCATCCGGTTCAGGAAAAATGTTCagtgataaataaagttttttaaatttagcgTCGTATTCGGCAGCTGTCGCATCGTCCATTGGAAAGTATACTTTCAAAAATTCACCGAAATTTTTTTCTGTGACTAATTTCTGTAAATTTGAACCGAAATTAACGGTGACGAGACCTTCGCGAGAATTAAAGGTGGTCATGTAAGGCACTTTTGCAAAATCACCTCGTTTAAGCATTTCGTACTCAGATTCCTCCAAAAATGCTTGCCAGCCATTTGGTTTCTCTATGCATGGGCAGAACCCAAAGAAAACGCCACCAGGTGTCTTTTCGCCCTTCACAACTTCATCTGCAGTCTTGTACAAATCTTCAATTGACATTTCTTTCAGGTAATGTAGAATATCAAGGTCATTTGTGAAATTTTTGcctttaataaatgttattttgcgACTCATTTCTTTAACGACACTTGCGTGAGACCAGGGAGACATCGATGAACCGGACTGAGCAATTGCTTTCTGAAAAAGCCCCCTGGACATAGGTGACACCATCTGATATTCAACAGACGCTGCCCCTGCGCTTACTCCATAAAGAGTCACATCGTTGGGATTTCCACCAAACTTACTGATATTCTTATTAACCCATTGAAGTGCAAGAGTTTGATCTTTTAACCCCATATTTCCCGGAGCTCCTTTTATATCCAAGCTCAAAAACCCGAGTACTCCTACTCTATAATTAAAAGTCACAACGACTATGCCTCTTTCTACAAAATGTCCATGTACATTAACCTGTTCATAATCAGTTCCATTGCCTCCTGCAAACCCTCCTCCATGGATATAGAATAAGACAGGACGAAGAGATGAGCACTTTGTGAGGAGTTCGGGTGTATATACGTTCAGATATAAACAATCCTCGTCTCCGATTAAGCTGTTGTCAGGACTAAGCATGACTTTCTGAAAACAAACATTGCATGGTTTTGTTGCATCTCGTGTTCCTTCCCAGGATTCTGGTGGTAAGGGATCCTGAAATTAAAGCATAGAACAAAAATCTAACAAACGTTAAAACATGATCTGAatctaaaatatgtacatatttttcagaATGGACTTTTTGAAACTTTACTACTTTCCACCAGTATATTTCATTAGGTACtagtcaaataatattatacatcgTTGCTTTACGCAATCCCTACCTTATAAACAATATCAACTCTCTCAGTAAAAAtaagtgtttattaaaaaaaaaacatttgtggTACTTACGGAAAACCTCAGCGGACCAATCGGTGGCTTAGCGTAGGGTATACTCCTGAATATAAAGGTATTATCACTACATTTTATTCCCTCTAGTTTACCCTGTTCTATCTCTACAACTGGCCCCATTTTGAAAAGCGTCCTCTCTGGATGCACACGCACTACTAAATTTCTTataaacaatacattatttatatttactattattcaGATAACGTAGTCTTTATCAGTACCGTAGTCAAAAAAACTATcgtatccatactaatattataaagagaaaagatttgtatttttgtttatgtttataataaataaaaacgagAAACTAATTGATTTTGAAACCTGGAACACttgatttattcaataaaatatgtccAGACATGCCCGGGTCCAAGAATAGTTTCATCGTTGAAATTTAGATGGCGctgtctgaaaataaaacatgctGTTCTATTATACTAGAATTctcattataaatatctaaatggTGCTGTTTGAAAATATAGCTTAGCTGGTTTGGTTTCGATTTAAGagccattgctcagtcgtgcttgctccgttgtttttccataggttttgacactgataTGCGTtaatgtacgtcgaaacttcgtACAATTTATGCGTTATccattttatctttatacgtgttttatttatacacgcCTATCTTAGGAAATACCGGAcgaactttaataattttaaactttaaaactttaatcaaaacatataataaaatagaagaaagttcaaatttgtacattggatatttttattatattcttcatGGAATCCTCCTATTCACTCATGCGTTTTATTCCCTACTGACGTGGATGAAGTCAACCAAATAATAAGAAACCTAAAAGACACATGCGCTGTTGGTATTGACCAAATTTCTGGATACATACTCAAAAGGTATATTGATGTTTTTGCAAGCCCAATAACCCATATCTGTAATCTGGCACTCTCAACTGGGATTTTCCCTGAGGCATTCAAGGTGGCACTAATAAAACCAATTCATAAGGCTGGGGATAGAGACTGTGTTGATAATTATAGACCTATATCCTAGAGTATTGTATTATCATCATTAATCATTGGGTAGTGCCGCTAAATGTCATATCCTTGAATTAGAGAGAGCACAACGGTTGCTTCTTAAGGTTGGACTCGGTCTACCCTACCTGTACCCTAGTGTAGAACTTTACAGGAAGTGGGATGTTTTGACCGTTAGACAAACTTTCATTCTCCAAATTATTCTTCTGCAACACTCCCAACTAGTGTTTAATCGAGACCTTTTGAACTGCCGTAGAGCAGACATTGTGTGTCAAACCCAGGCTTTCCGTACCATTCGTATGCATAACTTCTTTCCATTTCTTGGCCCATTTCTATATAATCATCTTAATAAAACTCTAACCATCTACCCATTGCCAAAATACAGTTGTAAGGGTACTGTCTCCAACTATTTGAAAACCCTTAATTATGATGACACTGAAAAGCTTCTTACTCCATTAAAATAGTATCTGACTGATCTCCAAtttaattccaaattttaactCAACGTTTTCGTTTTTCCGTATTGCAAAGATCTAAAGTTTGAACACATagttatacattaatttattttattcatttatttcatatatgtaaaaatatatttactacaatatactcaacattattattattttttaccactACACCCACGAA
Encoded proteins:
- the LOC128674009 gene encoding juvenile hormone esterase-like; translated protein: MGPVVEIEQGKLEGIKCSDNTFIFRSIPYAKPPIGPLRFSDPLPPESWEGTRDATKPCNVCFQKVMLSPDNSLIGDEDCLYLNVYTPELLTKCSSLRPVLFYIHGGGFAGGNGTDYEQVNVHGHFVERGIVVVTFNYRVGVLGFLSLDIKGAPGNMGLKDQTLALQWVNKNISKFGGNPNDVTLYGVSAGAASVEYQMVSPMSRGLFQKAIAQSGSSMSPWSHASVVKEMSRKITFIKGKNFTNDLDILHYLKEMSIEDLYKTADEVVKGEKTPGGVFFGFCPCIEKPNGWQAFLEESEYEMLKRGDFAKVPYMTTFNSREGLVTVNFGSNLQKLVTEKNFGEFLKVYFPMDDATAAEYDAKFKKLYLSLNIFPEPDAFAIDFFSDLDFLAGIYLAAKLMSKYNPSVYLLEFAYDGNLGYVKKMFKLQNYKGSCHGDDWGHIVKSFNIFEKTEPSEADKVISERLLTIYTNFIKHGKPTIEINDVITTHWEPVEYSNVKYLVMTEALKMERDPLLERMALFEKLYEKYFAK